The following proteins are co-located in the Macadamia integrifolia cultivar HAES 741 chromosome 3, SCU_Mint_v3, whole genome shotgun sequence genome:
- the LOC122074780 gene encoding pentatricopeptide repeat-containing protein At3g46790, chloroplastic-like, protein MGSNMTQLSTRIATLFVSFGCIDSANLIFERTHNPGSFLWNIIIRGFATQARFVQSLKLYAKMFHSGLRPDKFALPFALKSCAGLSNLQMGKLIHQHLICCECSNDLFVNAALVDMYTKCGEVEIARLVFDRMEVRDLVSWTSMISGYAHNGYNSETLDFFDLIRFSMVKPNRVSLLSVLLACGNLGVLRKGEWFHNYAIQISFQSDILVATAVMDMYAKCGSLDLARSLFDQTMVKDVVCRSAMIASYGIHGQSREAIGLFSQMVEAGVNPNHVTFTSLLSACSHSGLLGEGQMYFELMSKEFRIVPELKHYACMVDLLGRAGRFYEAEKLIENMPVEPDSSIWGSLLGTCRIYGNLDLAERVADRIFNLDPTHAGYHVLLSNIYAAESKNLQLLSLLLLLIFSFSSVPCC, encoded by the coding sequence ATGGGATCCAACATGACTCAATTATCTACCAGAATTGCCACCTTGTTTGTTTCCTTCGGCTGCATCGACTCTGCAAATCTCATATTCGAGCGGACACACAACCCAGGTAGCTTCCTATGGAATATCATCATAAGGGGTTTTGCCACTCAAGCCCGGTTTGTCCAGTCCTTGAAATTGTACGCCAAGATGTTCCATTCCGGTCTCAGACCCGACAAGTTTGCTTTACCTTTCGCTCTCAAATCTTGTGCTGGATTATCCAATTTGCAGATGGGGAAACTAATACACCAGCACCTGATTTGTTGCGAGTGCAGTAATGATCTCTTCGTTAATGCTGCTTTGGTCGATATGTATACGAAATGTGGTGAAGTTGAAATTGCCCGTTTGGTGTTTGATAGAATGGAGGTGAGAGACTTGGTTTCGTGGACTTCCATGATTTCCGGATATGCCCACAATGGTTACAATAGTGAGACTTTGGATTTTTTCGATCTCATACGATTTTCAATGGTGAAACCCAACCGGGTGAGTCTCTTGAGCGTTCTGTTGGCTTGTGGTAATCTAGGAGTTCTTAGGAAAGGCGAGTGGTTTCATAATTATGCCATCCAGATAAGTTTTCAATCTGATATCTTGGTTGCAACTGCGGTGATGGACATGTATGCCAAATGTGGGAGCCTGGATTTGGCCCGCTCTTTGTTTGATCAAACCATGGTGAAAGATGTTGTCTGTCGGAGTGCTATGATTGCGAGCTACGGAATTCATGGTCAAAGCAGAGAGGCAATTGGCCTTTTCTCACAGATGGTAGAAGCAGGTGTGAATCCCAATCATGTCACCttcacttctcttctctctgcTTGCAGCCATTCTGGCTTGTTAGGAGAAGGGCAGATGTACTTTGAATTAATGAGCAAGGAGTTCAGAATTGTGCCAGAGCTGAAGCACTATGCTTGCATGGTGGATCTTCTTGGCCGTGCCGGACGATTCTATGAAGCTGAGAAGCTTATAGAGAATATGCCAGTTGAACCTGATTCAAGTATTTGGGGATCTTTGCTCGGTACTTGTCGAATTTATGGTAATCTGGATTTAGCAGAGAGAGTTGCAGATAGAATTTTCAATTTGGACCCTACTCATGCTGGTTATCATGTTCTTCTTTCGAATATATATGCTGCTGAATCCAAAAACCtacaacttctttctcttcttcttcttctcattttctccttctcttctgttccttgctgctga